A single region of the Chelonia mydas isolate rCheMyd1 chromosome 4, rCheMyd1.pri.v2, whole genome shotgun sequence genome encodes:
- the LOC119566020 gene encoding butyrophilin subfamily 2 member A2-like: MVSLDPDTAHPSLKVSENRRSVKWRGLQQDVPDNPERFDSETCVLGSEGFASGRHYWEVAVGGGRTWAVGVAKESVRRKGWICFSPEERIWAVDQCGSHYRARTSPETLLPLTGSPGKIGVYLDYERGLVSFYHPGMEAPIYTFTNSFTGQLHPFFWVYSPITLCP, encoded by the coding sequence ATGGTGAGTCTGGATCCGGACACGGCTCATCCCAGCCTCAAGGTCTCTGAGAATCGGCGATCTGTGAAATGGAGGGGCCTGCAGCAGGACGTGCCTGACAACCCTGAGAGATTTGACAGTGAAACCTGCGTGCTGGGCTCGGAAGGGTTTGCCTCGGGGAGACACTACTGGGAGGTAGCGGTTGGAGGTGGTAggacctgggctgtgggggtggccaaAGAATCTGTCAGGAGGAAGGGCTGGATCTGCTTTTCTCCTGAGGAGAGGATCTGGGCCGTGGATCAGTGTGGGAGCCATTACCGGGCTCGCACCTCCCCAGAGaccctcctgcccctgactggGAGCCCTGGGAAGATCGGAGTGTATCTGGACTATGAGCGGGGCCTGGTGTCATTTTATCATCCTGGTATGGAGGCCCCAATCTACACTTTCACCAACTCTTTCACTGGGCAGCTCCACCCTTTCTTCTGGGTCTACTCCCCAATCACACTGTGTCCCTGA